The Longimicrobiales bacterium DNA segment TGCCGTGTACGGCTCGATGTCGCTCGCGCGTACCTTGCCAACCTGCTCCTCACGCGTGCGCTCGTACTCCGCCATCCCTCGTCTCCTGTCGTTCATCGGGTCGCGCCGCCAGGTTGCAAGGCGGGGGCCAGACGCGAACGGCAGCAGAAGTGGCGAGCATCCGTGCAGGTCGTGTATCGCATGCGACGTCCTCAGCGAGTCATCCCGGTGCGGGCAGCCGCTGCGGCCCGCACGTCCATGAAAAAACGCCCCGTCCGCTGGACGGGGCGTTCATCATCGTCGCTCGCGCGCGGATCAGGCAGCCGGATAGACCGACACCTGCGTGCGCTTGCGGTCGTAGCGCTCGAACTTCACCACGCCGTCGACCAGCGCGAAGAGCGTGTCGTCGCGGCCCTTCCCGACGTTGCGGCCCGGGTGGAACCTGGTGCCGCGCTGCCGCACCAGGATGTTGCCCGCCGCGACTTCCTCACCACCATAGCGCTTGACGCCCAGGTACTGCGGATTCGAATCGCGGCCGTTCCGGGTGGAGCCGACCCCCTTC contains these protein-coding regions:
- the rpmA gene encoding 50S ribosomal protein L27, with the translated sequence MAHKKGVGSTRNGRDSNPQYLGVKRYGGEEVAAGNILVRQRGTRFHPGRNVGKGRDDTLFALVDGVVKFERYDRKRTQVSVYPAA